The following coding sequences are from one Delphinus delphis chromosome 17, mDelDel1.2, whole genome shotgun sequence window:
- the GLI4 gene encoding LOW QUALITY PROTEIN: zinc finger protein GLI4 (The sequence of the model RefSeq protein was modified relative to this genomic sequence to represent the inferred CDS: inserted 1 base in 1 codon): protein MKKNLTTSKTSTFLSSREEQRSRRKGRERPCHLSAKPGAGGPPLDQSPYRIQAQPQGEADAADSTDGDFQGLRTAVPWGELPAPRPHXSRHWAAPVSGVQSSSRPWGKMAALGDSQEPPHVLSTVTFESPETPGACHRHEAQLHLHGHQHGFPGCSPEVPSQPPQEEDLRDVEEVQAGRDTCWPDPELEGERAPSSPQPHNPEDEVDQDTGVLRTLLRSLPHRPRCGDSLGQECSLERPLGQPPGAGPRPQKRGTWRGPLGLQGASGTEGGPGRADELAGSLGRGSGLGARQSGPRGGKPHRCEACGKSFQYNSLLLKHQRIHTGEKPYACHECGKRFRGWSGFIQHHRIHTGEKPYECGQCGRAFSHSSHFTQHLRIHNGEKPYECGECGQAFSQSSNLVRHQRLHTGEKPYACSQCGKAFIWSSVLIEHQRIHTGEKPYECPDCGKAFRGRSHFFRHLRTHTGEKPFACGACGKAFGQSSQLIQHQRVHYRE, encoded by the exons ATGAAAAAGAACCTCACAACTAGCAAAACTTCCACGTTCCTGAGCTCCAGGGAGGAACAGAGatcaagaaggaagggaagagaaaggccGTG CCACCTGTCAGCAAAGCCGGGAGCCGGAGGTCCTCCCCTTGACCAGAGCCCCTACAGGATCCAGGCCCAGCCACAGGGCGAGGCTGACGCTGCGGACTCCACGGACGGGGATTTCCAAGGCCTGAGGACAGCCGTCCCTTGGGGTGAGCTCCCGGCACCCCGGCCCC GATCTCGGCACTGGGCCGCCCCGGTGTCAG GTGTGCAGTCCTCCAGCAGGCCTTGGGGGAAGATGGCAGCCCTGGGGGACAGTCAGGAGCCCCCTCATGTCCTGTCCACTGTCACTTTCGAGTCACCGGAGACACCTGGAGCCTGCCACCGTCACGAGGCCCAGCTTCACCTCCACGGCCATCAACATG GCTTCCCCGGCTGCAGCCCTGAGGTGCCCTCCCAGCCACCACAAGAGGAGGATCTCCGGGACGTGGAGGAGGTCCAGGCTGGCAGAGACACCTGCTGGCCAG ATCCCGAGTTGGAGGGCGAGCGGGCCCCGTCGTCTCCCCAGCCGCACAATCCTGAAGATGAGGTGGACCAGGACACGGGGGTGCTCAGGACCCTTCTGAGGAGCCTTCCCCATAGACCCAGGTGTGGGGACAGCTTGGGGCAGGAGTGCAGCCTGGAGCGGCCGTTAGGCCAGCCGCCGGGGGCCGGGCCCCGCCCCCAGAAGAGAGGCACCTGGCGTGGGCCGCTCGGGCTGCAGGGAGCCTCGGGGACAGAGGGCGGCCCGGGGCGCGCCGACGAGCTGGCGGGCAGCCTCGGCCGGGGCTCGGGCCTCGGGGCCCGGCAGAGTGGCCCGCGGGGCGGGAAGCCGCACAGGTGTGAGGCCTGCGGGAAGAGCTTCCAGTACAACTCGCTGCTGCTGAAGCACCAGCGCATCCACACGGGCGAGAAGCCCTACGCCTGCCACGAGTGCGGCAAGCGCTTCCGCGGCTGGTCGGGCTTCATCCAGCACCACCGCATCCACACGGGCGAGAAGCCCTACGAGTGCGGCCAGTGCGGCCGCGCCTTCAGCCACAGCTCGCACTTCACGCAGCACCTGCGCATCCACAACGGCGAGAAGCCGTACGAGTGCGGCGAGTGCGGCCAGGCCTTCAGCCAGAGCTCCAACCTGGTGCGGCACCAGCGGCTGCACACGGGCGAGAAGCCGTACGCCTGCAGCCAGTGCGGCAAGGCCTTCATCTGGAGCTCGGTGCTCATCGAGCACCAGCGCATCCACACGGGCGAGAAGCCCTACGAGTGCCCCGACTGCGGCAAGGCCTTCCGCGGCCGCTCGCACTTCTTCCGGCACCTGCGGACCCACACGGGCGAGAAGCCCTTCGCCTGCGGCGCCTGCGGCAAAGCCTTCGGCCAGAGCTCCCAGCTCATCCAGCACCAGAGGGTGCACTACCGGGAGTAG